The following proteins are co-located in the Telopea speciosissima isolate NSW1024214 ecotype Mountain lineage chromosome 9, Tspe_v1, whole genome shotgun sequence genome:
- the LOC122639072 gene encoding cation/H(+) antiporter 15-like, which produces MSAYVDNETSITGRGSKLINGTISATNKTHEVMVCYSPNMITTSGIWQGDNPLDFSLPLFILQLTIIVLITRFLVFILKPLRQPRIIAEIIGGVVLGPSVLGRSKRFAESVFPLRSVMVLETMANVGLLYFLFLVGVEMDLTMIKRTGKKAVTIAISSLILPFIIGACYAIILMKMEEEEGDIKKTPEQTKIFFLFSGVTLSVTAFPVLARILAELKLLSTELGRVAMSAALVNDILAWILLGLGIALAENNKVTLASLGVILSTIAFVIFCIFVIRPAIGWIIRRTPEGESFNEFYLSLILTGVMVCGFITDTIGTHSIFGAFVYGLVIPNGPLGTALIEKLEDFVSGLLLPLFFAMSGLRTNVAEVGGAQWGYAFFTLTLATLGKVCGTLLVCLYYKMQMSEGLTLGLLLNTKGLIEMIVLNVGRDQQVITESAFAILVLMTVLMTSIIMPIVNEFYRPARRYMPYKRRTLQTSNPNSELRILACIHTPRNVPTIINLLEASHPTKKSPITVYALHLVELTGRASAMLIVHNTRKSGRPAQNRTQAQSDHIINAFENYEQHMGGISVQPLTAISPYSTMHEDICNVSEDKRVAFILLPFHKQQTVDGGMEATNPAFRTVNQNVLANAPCSVGILVDRGLGGTARVVSSHTTHHIAVLFFGGPDDREALSYAWRMSEHPDVHLTVLRFLAGENAVEPAILANENSDIRILNIITDSEREKQRDEEFISEFRLKNVNVESIVYSEKVVNNGEETVAVIRSMDNIYDLYIIGRGQGMISPLTAGLTDWSECPELGAIGDLLSSSDFAATVSVLVVQQYVSNGLAGSLESPIQQQDDQNINQWTQRGQAVSHGGGGEVQLGNMHQRGTTGNGW; this is translated from the exons ATGTCTGCTTATGTAGATAATGAAACCAGTATAACTGGAAGGGGATCGAAGTTAATTAATGGAACGATTTCGGCTACAAACAAGACACATGAAGTAATGGTGTGTTACTCACCTAACATGATCACGACGAGCGGTATCTGGCAAGGTGATAATCCACTCGACTTCTCGCTTCCTCTCTTCATCTTGCAGCTCACCATCATCGTTCTTATTACTCGCTTTCTTGTATTCATCCTTAAACCTTTGCGTCAGCCTCGCATTATCGCAGAAATTATT GGTGGTGTGGTGTTGGGTCCATCAGTGTTGGGAAGGAGCAAAAGGTTTGCAGAGTCAGTTTTCCCATTGAGGAGTGTGATGGTATTGGAGACTATGGCCAATGTAGGTCTCCTCTACTTCTTGTTCCTTGTGGGTGTTGAAATGGACTTAACTATGATCAAGAGAACAGGAAAGAAGGCAGTAACAATCGCCATATCCAGCTTGATATTGCCGTTCATCATTGGTGCTTGTTATGCCATAATCCTCATgaaaatggaggaagaagaaggagatatTAAGAAAACTCCAGAACAAACTAAGatcttcttcctattctctGGGGTTACCCTCTCTGTTACAGCATTCCCGGTGCTGGCTCGTATCCTTGCAGAGCTCAAGCTCCTTAGCACAGAGTTAGGGAGGGTGGCCATGTCGGCGGCTCTTGTCAACGACATTTTGGCTTGGATCCTCCTTGGCTTAGGTATTGCACTTGCAGAGAACAATAAAGTAACATTAGCCTCTCTTGGGGTTATCCTCTCCACCATTGCCTTTGTTATATTTTGCATCTTCGTGATCAGACCAGCCATTGGATGGATTATACGACGTACTCCAGAGGGTGAGAGCTTCAACGAGTTCTACCTAAGTTTGATCCTTACAGGGGTCATGGTGTGTGGTTTTATTACAGACACCATTGGTACACACTCCATCTTTGGTGCCTTTGTGTATGGTCTTGTGATACCAAATGGTCCACTTGGGACTGCACTCATAGAGAAGCTTGAGGATTTTGTGTCTGGGCTGttgcttcctctcttttttgcCATGAGTGGGCTTAGGACAAATGTTGCAGAAGTTGGAGGGGCTCAATGGGGCTATGCCTTCTTCACATTGACCTTGGCTACTCTAGGCAAGGTTTGTGGCACACTTCTCGTCTGCCTCTACTATAAGATGCAAATGAGTGAAGGGCTCACTTTAGGTCTCCTACTCAACACCAAAGGACTCATCGAGATGATTGTTCTCAATGTCGGGCGTGACCAACAG GTAATAACCGAAAGTGCATTTGCAATATTGGTGTTGATGACAGTGTTGATGACAAGCATCATTATGCCGATCGTAAATGAATTTTACCGACCGGCGAGACGTTACATGCCTTACAAGCGTCGAACTCTGCAAACATCAAATCCCAATTCAGAACTCCGGATCTTGGCTTGCATTCACACCCCTCGCAATGTACCCACCATCATCAACCTCCTAGAGGCCTCTCACCCAACTAAGAAATCCCCCATCACTGTCTATGCCCTCCACCTAGTAGAGCTCACAGGCCGGGCCTCTGCCATGTTGATCGTCCATAACACTCGCAAATCGGGTCGACCCGCCCAAAATCGAACCCAAGCCCAATCGGATCACATCATTAATGCCTTCGAGAACTACGAGCAGCATATGGGCGGCATCTCAGTACAACCCCTCACAGCTATCTCTCCCTACTCTACCATGCACGAAGACATTTGTAACGTTTCTGAGGACAAGCGTGTAGCCTTCATCCTTCTCCCTTTCCATAAGCAACAAACAGTGGATGGTGGCATGGAAGCCACCAATCCGGCTTTTCGAACTGTGAACCAAAATGTCTTGGCCAATGCCCCTTGTTCGGTCGGCATCCTTGTCGATCGAGGCCTTGGTGGAACTGCACGTGTGGTATCAAGCCACACAACCCATCATATTGCAGTCCTCTTTTTCGGAGGACCCGATGATCGAGAAGCATTATCTTACGCTTGGAGGATGTCAGAGCACCCAGACGTACATCTTACGGTGCTCCGCTTCTTAGCAGGAGAAAATGCAGTGGAGCCTGCAATACTGGCCAATGAAAACAGTGATATAAGAATCTTGAATATTATCACAGACAGCGAAAGAGAGAAGCAACGAGACGAAGAGTTCATAAGCGAGTTCCGGCTGAAAAACGTGAATGTCGAGTCAATTGTGTACTCCGAGAAGGTAGTGAACAATGGAGAGGAGACGGTGGCGGTAATACGGTCAATGGATAACATCTATGATCTATACATTATTGGGAGAGGACAAGGGATGATATCACCATTGACCGCTGGATTGACAGATTGGAGTGAATGCCCAGAATTGGGAGCCATCGGTGATTTGTTATCATCGTCAGATTTTGCAGCGACAGTATCAGTGTTGGTGGTGCAGCAATATGTTAGTAATGGACTGGCCGGATCGCTTGAGAGCCCTATTCAACAACAAGATGATCAGAATATCAACCAATGGACACAGAGGGGTCAAGCAGTTAGCCATGGCGGAGGAGGAGAGGTTCAGCTAGGGAACATGCACCAGCGAGGAACAACAGGAAATGGGTGGTGA